In Listeria cossartiae subsp. cossartiae, one genomic interval encodes:
- the grpE gene encoding nucleotide exchange factor GrpE — protein sequence MSEKKNKKERLADEIEQEELNILDESEETVEEEAAADTLTEEQTKILELENKLDEVENRYLRMQADFENVKKRHIADRDASQKYRSQSLAQDLLPALDSFEKALATNSDHEEVKQILKGMEMVYNQILVAFEKEGIEVIPAVGEQFDPNFHQAVMQDSDENAESNEITAELQKGYKLKDRVIRPSMVKVNQ from the coding sequence GTGTCTGAGAAAAAGAATAAAAAAGAAAGACTAGCTGATGAAATCGAACAAGAAGAATTAAACATTTTAGATGAATCAGAAGAAACCGTTGAAGAAGAAGCTGCGGCCGATACTTTAACCGAAGAACAAACGAAGATTTTAGAACTTGAAAACAAACTTGATGAAGTGGAAAATCGCTATCTTCGTATGCAAGCGGACTTCGAAAACGTCAAAAAAAGACATATCGCAGACCGTGATGCCAGTCAGAAATATCGTTCGCAAAGCCTAGCGCAAGATTTACTTCCTGCACTAGATAGTTTTGAAAAAGCACTTGCAACGAATTCTGATCATGAAGAAGTGAAGCAAATTTTAAAAGGAATGGAAATGGTGTACAACCAAATTCTTGTTGCTTTTGAAAAAGAAGGTATTGAAGTAATTCCGGCTGTCGGCGAACAATTTGACCCGAATTTCCATCAAGCCGTTATGCAAGACAGTGACGAAAATGCAGAAAGCAACGAAATCACTGCCGAACTTCAAAAAGGTTATAAATTAAAAGATCGGGTTATTCGCCCATCAATGGTAAAAGTAAATCAATAA
- the hrcA gene encoding heat-inducible transcriptional repressor HrcA produces the protein MLTERQLLIFRAIIDHFTWTIQPVGSKNLLKEKGLPYSSATIRNEMGVLEEYGFIEKTHSSSGRVPSEKGYRFYVDYLLQPKKLDKSDRQMIRSFFSENYYEMEGLIQNSALMLSDLTNYTSILLGPEATKNHLSGFRFVPINNFQAMLILITDQGHVDNHLVTIPEGSTLSDIERMVNILNERLIGLSLDDLKVQIPMEVKELLGKHVRNYESFMHVFSDSFAQASQQKVYFGGKTNILNQPEFHDINKVREMLHLMEEEQDVYELFRDIPDGLQVKIGRENNNSLMEDCSIITATYNIAGERVGGIVLLGPTRMEYSRMMGLVDVMSRDLTDVLTKLYRDNQN, from the coding sequence ATGTTAACAGAAAGACAACTTTTGATTTTCCGTGCCATCATCGATCATTTCACTTGGACTATTCAGCCGGTTGGATCAAAGAATTTGCTGAAAGAAAAAGGTTTGCCTTATAGTTCCGCGACTATCCGTAATGAAATGGGGGTCCTCGAAGAATACGGTTTTATTGAAAAGACGCATTCCTCGTCCGGACGAGTTCCATCAGAGAAAGGGTACCGCTTCTATGTCGATTATTTACTCCAGCCCAAAAAGCTCGATAAATCTGACAGGCAAATGATTCGTTCCTTCTTTTCAGAGAATTACTACGAAATGGAAGGACTTATCCAAAATTCAGCTTTAATGTTATCCGATTTAACCAATTACACGTCCATCTTGCTTGGTCCTGAAGCGACGAAAAATCATTTAAGTGGCTTTAGATTTGTACCAATAAATAATTTTCAAGCAATGCTCATTTTAATTACCGATCAAGGGCATGTTGATAATCATCTTGTGACCATACCTGAGGGCTCAACGCTTTCCGATATCGAACGAATGGTTAACATCCTAAATGAACGGTTGATTGGGCTTTCGCTAGATGATTTAAAAGTACAAATACCAATGGAAGTAAAAGAACTACTCGGCAAGCATGTCAGAAACTATGAAAGCTTTATGCATGTATTCTCGGATTCTTTTGCTCAAGCAAGTCAACAAAAAGTGTATTTTGGCGGAAAAACAAATATCCTTAACCAACCAGAATTTCATGATATTAATAAAGTCCGTGAGATGCTTCATTTGATGGAAGAAGAACAAGATGTGTATGAATTGTTTAGGGATATTCCCGATGGCCTCCAAGTGAAGATTGGCCGTGAAAACAATAATAGTCTAATGGAAGATTGTAGTATCATTACAGCGACGTATAATATTGCTGGCGAACGCGTTGGCGGTATCGTACTCCTAGGCCCAACAAGAATGGAATACAGCAGGATGATGGGACTCGTTGATGTAATGAGCCGAGATTTAACCGATGTGTTAACCAAACTTTATCGTGATAACCAAAATTAG